The genomic window TGGCCACCAGGCCTAAGAGGTACACGGGGATGTTGTTCACCGTGGGGGCAAGGGGCAGGCCGGAGATGCCTATGGCGCCTGCGCCAACTGCGGCTCCGGCTTCGATGGCGCCTCCTACGGTGGCTCCCAGGCAGGCACCCAGGAAGGGCTTGCCCAAGGGGAGGGTCACGCCGTAGATGAGGGGTTCGCCTACGCCCATCATGCCTACTGGCAGGGCTGAGAGAATGGTTTTCTTGAGGAATTTGTTCTTGGTATTGAAATAGATGGCGATGGCTGCCCCTACCTGGCCAGCCCCGGCCATGGCCAGTACGGGCAGGAGGATGGTGACACCGTATTGTTCCAGCAGGGCCACATGGATGGGGGTGAAGACCTGATGGACACCCATCATCACCATGGGCAGCCAGATGCCGGCCAGGATGGCTCCTACGGGGGCACCGCCGTCTGTGATGGAGGCGGTGGCGGCCTGGCCGATGGCGGAGGCGATGGCACCGCCGATGGGCTGGAATACCAGCACGGCGGCCAGGCCCGAGAGCAGCAGGGTCAGGCAGGGGGTGACGAAGAGGTCAAGCATTTCCGGCACCAGCTTGTGAAGCCGCTTTTCAATAAATACTGCCAAAGCTGCTATCAGTATCACGGAAATAATGCCGCCCCTGCCCGGCAGCAGTTCGTTGCCGAAAAGCTCGATGCCCTTGAGCCCCGGGTGGCTGACAAAGGCGGCCAGGGCACCGCCCAAAATGGGGGTGCCGCCGAAGACTTTGGCGGCCTGCCAGCCTACGAAGAGGTTCATGCCCCAGAAGATGGCGCCGCCCAGGGTTGCCAGGGTCTGCCAGAGGGGGGAGGCAGTGAGGCTGGGGTCAATCTTGGCGGCGATGGCCAGGATGCCTGTCAGGAGACCGCAGCCTATGAAGGCGGGGATCAGGGGCAGGAAGATGCTGGCGATTTTCTTGAAGAAAGCCTTGACTGGGGTGTTGTTCTTCTGGCGTATTTCTTCATGGAGGGCTTTGCCGTCCCCGATGGCGGGACGGGCGGGCTCTTGCTTGATTTGCTCCAGCAGGGCATTGGTTACTGCCAGTGCTTTGCCTGGGCCAAGGATGACCTGGAGTTCCTGTTCCATGAGATTGGTGCCCAGGACGCCGGGGACACGTTTCATGGCTTCCTGGTCGGCGATCTTCGTGTCTTTCAGCAGAAAGCGCAGGCGGGTCATGCAGTTGTAGGCGGATTCCACATTGGCGGGGCCGCCGGCCAGGTCGTAGAGGATTTTTGCTAGTTCTGAGTTGGATAGGTTTTTGTTCATAGGTATAGGTGAGTCCTTTCTGTAGCAAGCGATGCTAAGGCGTTCTAAGGCGTTCGGGGCAGGGGCATGGCAACGCTTCACTTGGAATTTTTCCATAGAATCTAAGCTCCCGCTGCGCTTTGCTCTGCTTTGCAGA from Selenomonas sp. AB3002 includes these protein-coding regions:
- a CDS encoding PTS transporter subunit EIIC; the encoded protein is MNKNLSNSELAKILYDLAGGPANVESAYNCMTRLRFLLKDTKIADQEAMKRVPGVLGTNLMEQELQVILGPGKALAVTNALLEQIKQEPARPAIGDGKALHEEIRQKNNTPVKAFFKKIASIFLPLIPAFIGCGLLTGILAIAAKIDPSLTASPLWQTLATLGGAIFWGMNLFVGWQAAKVFGGTPILGGALAAFVSHPGLKGIELFGNELLPGRGGIISVILIAALAVFIEKRLHKLVPEMLDLFVTPCLTLLLSGLAAVLVFQPIGGAIASAIGQAATASITDGGAPVGAILAGIWLPMVMMGVHQVFTPIHVALLEQYGVTILLPVLAMAGAGQVGAAIAIYFNTKNKFLKKTILSALPVGMMGVGEPLIYGVTLPLGKPFLGACLGATVGGAIEAGAAVGAGAIGISGLPLAPTVNNIPVYLLGLVASYAAGFAATWLLGFDDPEETELPKSM